A genomic stretch from Pontibacter liquoris includes:
- a CDS encoding DUF202 domain-containing protein, with protein sequence MSIRALLFRNRHKAVKQELKAQEKQNIEIRDSLAMERTRLANERTFLAYGRTAMALVISGLTFIKFFEDPLYKVLGALFIPLGLFAGFFGYRKYIRKQEKIENHTSAYTPTSAAHAEIAAEQKKDPAANV encoded by the coding sequence ATGAGCATCAGAGCATTACTATTCCGCAACAGGCACAAAGCCGTAAAGCAGGAGCTAAAGGCACAGGAGAAGCAGAATATCGAGATCCGCGACAGCCTGGCCATGGAACGCACCCGGCTTGCAAACGAGCGTACCTTTCTTGCTTACGGCCGTACAGCCATGGCGCTGGTTATTTCAGGACTTACTTTTATCAAATTTTTTGAGGACCCACTCTATAAGGTTCTGGGTGCTTTGTTCATACCGCTGGGGCTATTTGCAGGCTTTTTCGGCTACCGCAAATACATCCGCAAACAAGAGAAAATCGAAAATCATACCAGCGCCTATACGCCCACCAGCGCTGCCCACGCCGAGATCGCGGCCGAGCAAAAGAAAGACCCGGCCGCCAATGTATAA
- a CDS encoding DUF4142 domain-containing protein: MKKTILISLLAAGSLLAGCTTDDPVRQAKEQSVQQLEAAGITNMENDALFAAEAASSNLLQIKLGQTALEKAVSPEVKALAEQLANDHRQMEDELETLGSQTHLVLPASLGKADKDVFDAINEKSGIAFDLAYIKAMEEQHDRLTQRYEDMAKNGVSMEVKQYAARQLPLLQMHLQKATKLEEVVDDAS, encoded by the coding sequence ATGAAGAAAACCATACTTATCAGTTTGCTTGCCGCAGGCAGCCTGCTTGCCGGCTGCACCACCGACGATCCTGTGCGGCAGGCGAAAGAGCAAAGCGTACAACAGCTCGAAGCGGCCGGCATCACAAACATGGAGAATGATGCCCTGTTTGCCGCCGAAGCAGCTTCCAGTAACCTGTTACAGATAAAATTGGGGCAGACGGCACTTGAAAAAGCGGTTAGCCCGGAAGTGAAAGCGCTGGCCGAGCAGCTGGCCAACGACCACCGGCAGATGGAGGACGAACTGGAGACGCTGGGCAGCCAGACGCATCTGGTGTTGCCTGCGTCGCTGGGCAAAGCCGACAAAGACGTGTTTGACGCCATCAATGAGAAATCAGGCATTGCGTTTGACCTGGCCTACATCAAAGCCATGGAGGAACAGCACGACCGCCTGACGCAGCGTTACGAAGATATGGCCAAGAATGGCGTCAGTATGGAAGTAAAGCAATATGCTGCCAGGCAGTTGCCCCTCCTGCAGATGCACCTGCAGAAAGCCACCAAACTGGAAGAGGTGGTGGATGATGCCAGTTAA
- the uvrA gene encoding excinuclease ABC subunit UvrA, with the protein MAFNQEQEITTGTSQAAVTHAPAIDGDAQQIEVYGAREHNLKNISIKLPRYKLVVFTGISGSGKSSLAFDTIYAEGQRRYMETFSAYARSFMGGLERPSVDKIEGLSPVIAIEQKTTSRNPRSTVGTITEIYDFMRLLWARTAEAFSYVSGDKMVRQSDDQIVHHILENFDGKRLVILAPVVKGRKGHYRELFQQIRKMGFLRARVDGELVEITPKMQVDRYKIHDIEIMIDKIVVKEEDRYRLSSSIQNALTHGKGMVLVLDADTNKTHFFSRHLMDPATGIAYDDPAPNSFSFNSPYGACPVCNGLGEIQEITEESVIPDKSLSIRRGGIAPLGEYRDIWIFKQIEALFKHFKVSVSTPLKDLPEEVLKVLLYGLEEDLEVNTKKGNYTVEFEGIINFLKGQMESDSDNIRAWVEDFTQTSTCPECKGYRLKKESLHFKIADKNIGELSVLDINKLAAWFEGLEERLSERQNMIARELLKEIRKRIGFLLDVGLDYLSLHRPVRTLSGGESQRIRLATQIGTQLVGVLYIMDEPSIGLHQRDNERLINALKDLRDLGNSIIVVEHDKDMILQSDYVVDVGPGAGIHGGQVVTAGTPEEIKNAGTTTADFLSNRRGIAVPRVKRPGTGDVLKLKGATGHNLKNVTLELPLGKMICVTGVSGSGKSSLIHDTLYPILNTHFFRAKREPLPYKSIEGLEKIDKVIEVDQSPIGRTPRSNPATYTGVFTDIRTLFAQLPEAKIRGYSPGRFSFNVKGGRCEACEGAGMRTIEMNFLPDVYVPCEVCKGKRYNRETLEVRYKGKSITDVLDMTVEAAVEFFENQPRILRRIQTLHEVGLGYITLGQQATTLSGGEAQRVKLATELSKKDTGQTFYILDEPTTGLHFQDIEHLSDVLHKLTNKGNTVLIIEHNLDLIKVADWIIDIGPEGGEAGGMIVAQGTPEKVAASGKGYTSRFLKEELKTSHYHENGEA; encoded by the coding sequence ATGGCTTTTAACCAAGAGCAAGAAATTACTACCGGCACCTCTCAAGCTGCTGTTACGCACGCCCCAGCAATAGATGGCGACGCACAGCAGATCGAAGTATATGGCGCCCGCGAACATAATCTCAAAAACATTTCGATCAAGCTGCCGCGCTACAAGCTGGTGGTGTTTACGGGCATCAGCGGCTCAGGCAAATCGTCGCTGGCCTTCGATACCATATACGCCGAAGGGCAGCGCCGCTACATGGAGACCTTCTCGGCCTACGCCCGCTCGTTTATGGGTGGCCTGGAACGCCCTAGTGTCGATAAAATCGAAGGGCTTTCGCCGGTAATCGCTATCGAGCAGAAAACCACCAGCCGTAACCCACGCTCCACGGTAGGCACCATCACCGAGATCTACGACTTTATGCGCCTGTTGTGGGCCCGTACGGCCGAAGCGTTCAGCTATGTATCCGGCGATAAAATGGTGCGCCAGAGCGATGACCAGATCGTGCACCACATCCTGGAAAACTTCGATGGTAAGCGCCTGGTTATACTTGCCCCGGTGGTAAAAGGCCGTAAAGGCCATTACCGCGAGCTGTTTCAGCAGATCCGCAAAATGGGCTTTCTCCGGGCACGCGTAGATGGCGAGTTGGTAGAGATCACGCCCAAAATGCAGGTAGATAGGTATAAGATCCACGACATCGAAATAATGATCGATAAGATCGTGGTGAAGGAAGAGGACCGCTACCGTTTGTCCAGCTCGATCCAGAACGCGCTAACGCATGGCAAAGGCATGGTGCTGGTGCTGGATGCGGACACAAATAAAACGCATTTCTTCTCGCGCCACCTCATGGACCCGGCCACCGGTATTGCCTACGACGATCCGGCGCCGAATTCCTTCTCGTTTAACTCACCTTACGGCGCCTGCCCCGTATGCAACGGTCTGGGCGAAATACAGGAGATCACGGAAGAATCGGTTATCCCGGACAAGAGCTTAAGTATACGCCGCGGCGGTATTGCCCCCCTGGGCGAGTACCGCGATATCTGGATCTTCAAGCAGATCGAAGCGCTGTTCAAGCATTTTAAAGTATCGGTGTCTACGCCGCTCAAGGATCTGCCGGAAGAAGTGCTGAAGGTGCTGCTCTATGGCCTGGAAGAAGACCTGGAAGTGAACACCAAAAAAGGCAATTACACGGTAGAGTTCGAGGGCATCATCAACTTTCTGAAAGGGCAGATGGAATCGGACTCCGACAACATCCGCGCCTGGGTAGAGGACTTTACGCAAACGAGTACCTGCCCCGAATGCAAGGGCTATCGTCTCAAAAAAGAGTCGCTGCACTTTAAGATCGCAGATAAAAATATTGGCGAGCTTTCGGTGCTGGACATAAACAAGCTAGCGGCCTGGTTCGAAGGGTTGGAGGAGCGGCTCAGCGAGCGCCAGAACATGATTGCCCGCGAGCTGCTGAAAGAGATCCGCAAGCGCATCGGCTTTTTGCTGGATGTGGGCCTGGATTACCTGAGTCTCCACCGCCCGGTGCGCACGCTGTCGGGCGGCGAAAGCCAGCGCATCCGCCTGGCCACGCAGATCGGCACGCAGCTGGTAGGTGTTCTATACATCATGGACGAACCGAGCATCGGCCTGCACCAGCGCGACAACGAGCGCCTGATCAACGCGCTCAAAGACCTCCGCGACCTGGGCAACTCCATTATTGTGGTGGAGCACGACAAGGACATGATCCTGCAGTCGGATTACGTGGTGGATGTGGGCCCGGGCGCCGGCATACATGGCGGCCAGGTAGTAACCGCCGGCACGCCGGAGGAAATAAAAAATGCGGGCACCACTACCGCTGACTTCCTGAGCAACCGCCGCGGCATTGCGGTACCACGCGTAAAGCGGCCAGGCACCGGCGATGTGCTTAAACTGAAAGGCGCTACCGGCCACAACCTGAAAAACGTAACGCTGGAGCTTCCACTGGGCAAGATGATCTGCGTAACGGGCGTATCGGGCAGCGGCAAGTCCTCGCTCATCCACGATACGCTGTACCCGATCCTGAACACACACTTTTTCCGGGCCAAACGCGAACCGCTGCCATACAAGAGCATCGAAGGACTGGAGAAGATCGACAAAGTGATCGAAGTGGACCAGTCGCCGATCGGCCGCACGCCGCGCTCTAATCCGGCCACTTATACCGGCGTGTTTACTGATATCCGCACACTGTTTGCGCAGTTGCCAGAAGCCAAGATCCGGGGCTACTCGCCGGGCCGTTTCTCTTTTAACGTAAAAGGGGGCCGCTGCGAAGCCTGCGAAGGAGCCGGTATGCGCACTATTGAGATGAACTTTTTGCCGGACGTATACGTGCCCTGCGAAGTATGCAAAGGCAAGCGCTACAACCGCGAAACGCTGGAGGTGCGCTATAAAGGCAAGAGCATTACGGATGTGCTGGATATGACCGTAGAAGCTGCCGTGGAGTTCTTTGAAAATCAGCCCCGCATACTGCGCAGAATACAAACCCTGCACGAAGTGGGCCTGGGCTATATTACGCTTGGGCAGCAGGCCACCACCCTGTCGGGCGGCGAGGCGCAACGGGTGAAGCTGGCTACGGAGCTATCGAAGAAAGATACCGGCCAGACTTTTTATATCCTCGATGAGCCTACTACCGGGCTGCATTTCCAGGATATTGAGCACCTCTCGGACGTGCTGCACAAGCTGACCAACAAAGGCAATACGGTGCTTATCATCGAGCACAACCTGGACCTGATCAAGGTAGCCGACTGGATCATTGATATCGGGCCGGAAGGCGGAGAAGCAGGCGGTATGATCGTGGCGCAGGGCACACCCGAAAAAGTAGCGGCTTCCGGCAAAGGCTATACTTCCAGATTCCTGAAAGAAGAGCTGAAAACAAGCCATTATCACGAAAATGGCGAAGCATAA
- a CDS encoding TIGR00730 family Rossman fold protein, producing MTKLRKTSKTKLNDENINTGSGQTILKPDANDHKAKTITDLRESGQSTAAPASEEDRKIRQAFVDKDWNEIKIADSWQIFRVMAEFVDGFEKLAKIGPCVSIFGSARTKNDNKYYLMAEEIAAKLVRHGYGVITGGGPGIMEAGNKGAHSEGGKSVGLNIHLPFEQFNNIYIDSDKLINFDYFFVRKVMFVKYSQGFIGMPGGFGTLDELFEAITLIQTKKIGAFPIVLVGRSYWEGLFEWIENVMLNVESNINKEDLDLVHIVDDATEAVKIIDDFYSKYLLSPNF from the coding sequence ATGACAAAGCTTAGAAAGACAAGCAAAACAAAGCTTAACGACGAAAACATTAATACAGGCAGTGGCCAAACCATTCTGAAGCCTGATGCCAACGACCATAAAGCCAAAACCATTACGGACCTGCGCGAAAGCGGCCAATCGACGGCGGCCCCGGCCTCGGAAGAAGACCGCAAAATACGCCAGGCGTTTGTAGACAAAGACTGGAACGAGATCAAGATCGCTGACTCCTGGCAGATCTTCCGGGTGATGGCCGAATTTGTAGACGGCTTTGAGAAACTGGCCAAGATCGGGCCCTGCGTTTCTATTTTCGGTTCGGCCCGTACCAAAAACGATAACAAGTACTACCTGATGGCCGAAGAAATTGCCGCCAAACTGGTGCGCCATGGCTATGGCGTGATCACAGGCGGAGGGCCGGGCATTATGGAGGCCGGTAACAAAGGCGCGCACTCCGAAGGCGGAAAATCCGTGGGCCTGAACATACACCTGCCCTTTGAGCAGTTCAACAACATCTACATCGACTCAGATAAGCTCATCAACTTCGACTACTTCTTTGTGCGCAAAGTGATGTTTGTGAAGTATTCCCAAGGCTTTATCGGCATGCCGGGCGGTTTTGGTACCCTGGACGAACTGTTTGAAGCCATCACCCTGATCCAGACCAAGAAGATCGGCGCCTTCCCGATCGTGCTGGTAGGCCGCTCGTACTGGGAAGGCCTGTTTGAGTGGATCGAGAACGTGATGCTGAACGTGGAAAGCAACATCAACAAAGAAGATTTGGACCTGGTGCACATCGTGGATGATGCGACAGAGGCCGTAAAGATCATCGACGACTTCTACAGCAAATACCTGCTGTCTCCAAACTTCTAA
- a CDS encoding DUF4142 domain-containing protein gives MKKFASTGLMVAAMLFGTVACNQKKDTVEEAQETNEQKFDDTAAEDTKEDQSEFMTKAASGGMMEVELGNLAQQNASSQDVKDFGKMMVTDHTKANTELKTLAQQKNITLPDSMDQSMMDHVNNLRNKKGAEFDKDYMSLMVDDHEEDIDLFKNAAQNEQDPDVKAFASKTVPVLQKHLDRAKIVNDKVK, from the coding sequence ATGAAAAAATTTGCATCAACAGGACTCATGGTAGCCGCTATGTTATTCGGTACCGTAGCCTGTAATCAGAAAAAGGATACCGTAGAGGAAGCGCAGGAAACAAATGAACAAAAGTTTGACGACACTGCAGCTGAAGATACCAAAGAAGACCAGTCTGAATTTATGACCAAAGCGGCCAGCGGCGGCATGATGGAAGTGGAATTAGGCAATCTGGCGCAGCAGAACGCCAGCTCGCAGGATGTAAAAGACTTTGGCAAGATGATGGTGACCGATCATACCAAAGCGAACACTGAGCTCAAAACCCTGGCGCAGCAAAAGAACATTACACTGCCCGACAGTATGGACCAGAGTATGATGGACCATGTGAACAACCTGCGTAATAAAAAAGGCGCTGAGTTTGACAAAGATTATATGTCGCTGATGGTAGACGACCACGAGGAAGACATTGACCTGTTTAAGAATGCTGCACAAAACGAGCAGGACCCTGACGTGAAAGCCTTTGCTTCTAAAACAGTGCCTGTGCTGCAAAAGCACCTGGATCGTGCCAAAATCGTAAATGATAAGGTAAAATAA
- a CDS encoding ABC transporter permease has translation MIYLRLIGESFRFAWQALKANVFRTILSLLGVTIGIFAIIAVFTLVDSLERNVRESMSFIGDKVIYVQKWPWAFGGSYPWWKYFQRPEPTIREFRQLERHLTNDAGSTIMSSNGGLTYKFRNNSFSDATLSGVSFNYNKVMDIPLAQGRYFAPQEVEAARNVIILGDEIATSLFPFGSAIGQEVKVAGQKFRIIGVLEKQGENIFGFSDYDKEGIVPYGAFSKIYDVGPSGIGSTIAIKGREEDVGLLELEYEIRGIMRNVRGLRPRDEDNFAMNRPEMATQAVTGFFDVVGLAGWFIGGLALLVGGFGIANIMFVSVKERTNIIGIQKSLGAKNYFILFQFLFESVFLSVLGGGIGILLVFLLTLIPQDMMKVVLSASNIILGFGVSAVIGMLSGIIPAVLASNLDPVIAIRSK, from the coding sequence ATGATATACCTGCGATTAATAGGAGAAAGCTTCCGCTTTGCATGGCAGGCACTCAAGGCCAATGTTTTCCGCACCATCCTTTCGTTGCTGGGCGTTACCATCGGCATCTTTGCCATCATTGCGGTGTTTACCCTGGTAGACTCGCTGGAGCGCAATGTGCGGGAAAGTATGAGCTTTATCGGCGACAAAGTAATTTATGTGCAGAAGTGGCCCTGGGCGTTCGGGGGCAGTTACCCGTGGTGGAAATACTTTCAGCGGCCCGAGCCTACCATACGCGAGTTCAGGCAACTGGAGCGCCACCTCACCAACGATGCCGGCTCCACGATTATGTCGAGCAATGGCGGTCTGACCTATAAATTCCGCAACAACAGCTTTTCCGATGCCACACTCTCGGGTGTGAGCTTTAACTATAACAAGGTGATGGATATTCCGCTGGCCCAGGGGCGCTACTTTGCCCCGCAGGAAGTGGAGGCCGCCCGCAATGTGATCATACTGGGTGATGAGATCGCCACTTCCCTGTTTCCGTTCGGCTCGGCAATCGGCCAGGAAGTAAAAGTGGCCGGGCAGAAATTCCGCATCATTGGCGTGCTCGAAAAGCAGGGCGAAAACATCTTCGGCTTCTCAGACTACGACAAAGAAGGCATTGTGCCGTATGGGGCCTTCAGCAAAATTTATGATGTCGGGCCCAGTGGCATCGGCTCCACCATTGCCATAAAAGGACGCGAAGAAGATGTGGGTTTGCTGGAGCTGGAGTACGAAATACGGGGCATAATGCGCAACGTGCGGGGCCTGCGCCCCCGCGACGAGGATAACTTTGCCATGAACCGCCCTGAGATGGCCACGCAGGCTGTAACCGGCTTTTTTGACGTAGTGGGGCTGGCCGGCTGGTTTATTGGCGGCCTGGCGCTGCTGGTAGGCGGTTTTGGTATTGCTAACATCATGTTTGTGTCTGTAAAAGAGCGCACCAATATTATCGGTATCCAAAAATCGCTGGGCGCCAAAAACTACTTCATCCTGTTCCAGTTCCTCTTCGAGTCGGTGTTTCTGAGCGTATTAGGCGGCGGCATCGGGATTCTGCTGGTTTTCCTGCTCACGCTCATTCCGCAGGACATGATGAAGGTGGTGCTCTCGGCCAGCAACATAATCCTGGGCTTTGGCGTATCGGCCGTGATAGGCATGCTTTCGGGCATCATTCCGGCTGTTCTGGCCTCCAATTTAGACCCTGTGATAGCAATCCGTTCCAAATAG
- a CDS encoding SGNH/GDSL hydrolase family protein: MTTLPLTTCQKDAPLPATSPTPASKAPHTYLALGDSYTIGESVPKTAQWGRQLTDLLRQQGVAVAAPVTIARTGWTTTELASAIQEADLAPRYDLVSLLIGVNDQYQGLPVSAYRAGFTELLQTSVRLAGGDPARVLVLSIPDWGATPFAEGRDRQLIAREIDAFNAVAKEETEKAGIAFLDITPLTRTYGNDAAYLAEDNLHYSGNMHREWALLALPLAQKIVA, encoded by the coding sequence ATGACAACGCTACCACTTACCACCTGCCAGAAGGATGCTCCTTTGCCGGCCACTTCGCCAACACCTGCATCTAAGGCCCCCCATACCTATCTTGCCCTCGGCGATTCCTATACTATTGGGGAGAGCGTGCCCAAAACAGCACAGTGGGGAAGGCAACTAACAGACCTGCTCCGGCAGCAGGGGGTGGCCGTGGCAGCCCCCGTAACCATTGCCCGCACCGGCTGGACCACAACGGAGCTGGCAAGTGCCATCCAAGAGGCCGACCTGGCCCCCAGGTATGATTTGGTATCGCTGCTGATCGGGGTAAACGACCAGTACCAGGGCCTGCCTGTTTCCGCTTACCGCGCCGGGTTCACGGAGTTGCTGCAAACATCTGTCAGGCTTGCCGGCGGTGATCCTGCCCGCGTGCTGGTTTTATCTATTCCGGATTGGGGCGCCACACCTTTTGCGGAAGGACGCGACCGCCAGCTGATAGCCCGAGAGATAGATGCTTTTAATGCCGTGGCCAAAGAAGAAACAGAAAAAGCCGGCATCGCTTTCCTCGACATCACCCCACTAACCCGCACATATGGCAATGATGCAGCCTACCTGGCAGAAGACAACCTGCACTACTCCGGCAACATGCACCGGGAATGGGCCCTGCTCGCGCTGCCGCTGGCCCAGAAAATAGTAGCGTAA
- a CDS encoding YidH family protein: MADPEKEAIKKLKKKLKQQEKKNAEIRDQMAMQRTIFANERTLMAYLRTAIAIIGGGFAALKLSRHKYMAILGIVLMASGFALIVYSFYRYFRKQKLINKHNSEYTHTSHGHAELHNKEASLYGNVD, from the coding sequence ATGGCTGATCCGGAAAAAGAAGCGATAAAGAAATTAAAAAAGAAACTAAAGCAGCAGGAGAAGAAGAATGCAGAGATCCGGGACCAGATGGCCATGCAACGCACGATCTTTGCAAACGAGCGTACCCTGATGGCCTACCTGCGCACGGCCATTGCCATTATTGGCGGCGGTTTTGCTGCCCTTAAGCTCTCCAGGCATAAGTATATGGCTATCCTGGGGATCGTCCTGATGGCGTCGGGATTTGCACTGATCGTCTATAGTTTTTACCGCTACTTCCGGAAACAGAAACTGATCAACAAACACAACAGCGAATATACCCATACCAGCCATGGTCACGCCGAACTGCATAACAAAGAAGCCTCCCTGTACGGCAACGTGGATTAG
- a CDS encoding YidH family protein, giving the protein MLSPEKAEIKKLKKKLKLQEKKNAEIRDQMATQRTIFANERTLMAYLRTAMTVCVGGFAAIKLSDELYLHAIGGILIPIGLLLGVYSLLRFRSKQKLIEGHHESYTPTSHEHEKVHAAQHP; this is encoded by the coding sequence ATGCTTAGCCCGGAGAAAGCTGAAATTAAAAAGCTGAAAAAGAAGCTGAAGCTGCAGGAGAAAAAGAATGCCGAGATCCGCGACCAGATGGCCACCCAGCGCACCATCTTCGCCAACGAGCGCACCCTGATGGCCTACCTGCGCACGGCCATGACGGTATGTGTGGGTGGTTTTGCAGCGATCAAACTTTCGGATGAGCTCTACCTGCATGCTATAGGTGGCATTCTGATCCCGATCGGTTTGCTGCTGGGCGTTTATAGTTTGCTCCGGTTCCGGAGCAAACAAAAACTTATCGAAGGCCACCACGAATCCTACACCCCTACCAGCCACGAGCATGAAAAGGTGCATGCGGCACAACATCCCTAG
- a CDS encoding ABC transporter permease, producing MPESKKTWDWEITSKTSYWGWSGTELWAYRHLLGSLVRRDFLLNYQQTVLGPIWILLQPLMTLATYVVVFGKLVGVSTGSLPPVLFYFSGIVLWNFFSDSFSGTSNTFRDNAQVFSKVYFPRIIVPMAVTSTQFLRFLIQFAMLLLLIGYYWAFRDLPVPFSVTTLAFPFAIVCIGGIGLGLGLFFSVITAKYRDIGGFVSLGIRLLMYVTPVIYPLKSLPENLRWIVELNPLTPLFELGRLSLLGEGTVTPVQLLYSLTFMIVILSGAMLVFNKQGDKLIDVV from the coding sequence ATGCCAGAGAGCAAAAAAACCTGGGATTGGGAAATAACGAGTAAAACAAGTTACTGGGGCTGGAGCGGTACGGAACTTTGGGCCTACCGGCACCTGCTGGGTAGCCTGGTGCGGCGTGACTTTTTGCTGAATTACCAGCAAACGGTGCTGGGCCCGATCTGGATCCTGTTGCAGCCGCTCATGACGCTGGCAACCTATGTGGTGGTGTTTGGCAAGTTGGTGGGCGTTTCGACAGGTTCGCTGCCGCCGGTGCTGTTCTATTTTTCGGGCATCGTGCTCTGGAACTTCTTTAGCGACAGCTTTAGTGGCACCTCAAACACCTTCCGCGACAATGCGCAGGTGTTCAGCAAAGTGTACTTCCCGCGTATCATCGTCCCCATGGCGGTGACTAGCACGCAGTTTTTACGATTCCTGATTCAGTTTGCCATGCTGCTGCTGCTGATCGGCTATTACTGGGCGTTCCGCGATCTGCCAGTTCCCTTTTCCGTAACTACGCTGGCCTTTCCGTTTGCCATTGTCTGCATTGGCGGCATTGGCCTGGGCCTGGGGCTCTTTTTTTCCGTAATCACGGCCAAGTACCGCGACATTGGTGGCTTTGTGAGCCTGGGTATCCGCTTACTGATGTATGTAACCCCGGTCATTTACCCGCTCAAGTCGCTGCCGGAAAACCTGCGCTGGATTGTAGAGCTAAATCCTTTAACGCCCCTTTTCGAGCTGGGCCGCTTGTCGCTGCTGGGCGAAGGCACCGTTACACCTGTGCAATTACTGTATAGCCTTACTTTTATGATTGTGATACTATCCGGAGCAATGCTCGTATTTAATAAACAAGGTGATAAACTGATTGATGTAGTATAG
- the dnaK gene encoding molecular chaperone DnaK has translation MGKIIGIDLGTTNSCVAVMEGNEPVVIPNSEGRRTTPSIVAFLDNGNGERKVGDPAKRQAITNPQNTIASIKRFMGHSYNEVSEESKQVSYKVVQGGNNTVRVKIGDREYTPQEISAMILQKMKATAEDYLGTTVTEAVITVPAYFNDAQRQATKEAGQIAGLEVKRIINEPTAAALAYGLDKKHKDQKIAVFDLGGGTFDISILELGDGVFEVLSTNGDTHLGGDDFDQVIINWLADEFKNDEGIDLRKDPMALQRLKEAAEKAKIELSSSNETEINLPYIMPVDGVPKHLVRKLTRAKFEQLSDSLIRRSMEPCKQALKDAGLSTSDIDEVILVGGSTRIPRVQEEVEKFFGKKPSKGVNPDEVVAIGAAIQGGVLTGEVKDVLLLDVTPLSLGIETMGGVMTKLIESNTTIPTKKSETFSTASDNQPSVEIHVLQGERPMAKDNRTIGRFHLADIPPAPRGVPQIEVIFDIDANGILHVTAKDKATGKEQKIRIEASSGLTEQEIEKMRREAEANAEADKKAKEEIEKLNTADSMIFQTEKQLKEYGEKLSAGNKSNIENALGELKTAHGAKDVAGIDRAVENLNNAWSAASQEMYAATQDQGAPGGNGQSGNGQPGGGAQGAAADGGVTDVDYEEVDGNK, from the coding sequence ATGGGAAAAATAATAGGCATTGACTTAGGTACTACCAACTCTTGTGTTGCCGTAATGGAAGGCAACGAACCCGTGGTTATACCTAACAGCGAAGGTCGCAGAACAACACCGTCTATCGTTGCTTTTTTAGATAACGGTAACGGCGAGCGCAAAGTAGGAGATCCTGCCAAGCGCCAGGCAATCACCAACCCGCAAAACACCATCGCTTCCATCAAGCGCTTTATGGGCCACAGCTACAACGAAGTAAGCGAAGAGTCTAAGCAGGTATCCTATAAAGTAGTGCAGGGCGGCAACAACACAGTACGTGTAAAGATCGGCGACAGAGAATATACGCCTCAGGAGATCTCGGCCATGATCCTTCAGAAAATGAAGGCCACTGCAGAAGACTACCTCGGTACAACGGTTACTGAAGCGGTTATTACCGTACCGGCTTACTTTAACGATGCACAGCGCCAGGCTACCAAAGAAGCCGGCCAGATTGCAGGCCTGGAAGTAAAGCGTATCATTAACGAGCCAACGGCAGCTGCACTGGCCTACGGTTTGGATAAGAAGCACAAGGACCAGAAGATCGCGGTATTCGACTTAGGTGGCGGTACATTCGATATTTCTATCCTGGAACTGGGCGACGGCGTGTTCGAAGTACTTTCTACCAACGGTGATACCCACCTGGGTGGTGATGACTTTGACCAGGTGATCATTAACTGGCTGGCCGACGAGTTTAAGAACGACGAAGGCATCGACCTGCGCAAAGACCCAATGGCGCTGCAGCGTTTGAAAGAAGCTGCCGAAAAAGCAAAAATCGAGCTTTCTTCTTCAAACGAAACAGAGATCAACCTGCCCTACATTATGCCGGTTGATGGTGTGCCGAAACACCTGGTGCGCAAACTAACTCGCGCCAAGTTCGAGCAGCTGTCTGACAGCCTTATCCGCCGCTCTATGGAGCCTTGTAAGCAAGCCCTGAAAGATGCAGGTTTATCTACTTCTGATATTGATGAGGTGATCCTGGTAGGTGGTTCTACCCGTATCCCGCGAGTGCAGGAAGAAGTAGAGAAATTCTTCGGCAAGAAGCCTTCCAAAGGTGTGAACCCGGATGAGGTAGTAGCCATTGGTGCTGCCATCCAGGGTGGTGTATTGACAGGGGAAGTAAAAGACGTGCTCCTGCTGGACGTAACGCCACTTTCGCTGGGTATTGAGACTATGGGTGGTGTAATGACCAAACTGATCGAATCGAACACCACGATCCCGACGAAGAAGTCTGAGACCTTCTCTACCGCTTCGGACAACCAGCCGTCTGTGGAGATCCACGTGCTGCAGGGCGAGCGCCCGATGGCCAAGGATAACCGTACGATCGGCCGCTTCCACCTGGCTGATATTCCGCCGGCTCCACGTGGCGTACCGCAGATCGAAGTTATTTTCGACATCGATGCAAACGGTATCCTGCACGTAACGGCAAAAGACAAAGCCACTGGCAAAGAGCAGAAGATCCGCATCGAAGCTTCTTCGGGCTTAACCGAGCAGGAAATTGAAAAGATGCGCCGCGAAGCCGAAGCCAACGCTGAGGCTGATAAAAAGGCCAAAGAAGAAATTGAGAAGCTCAACACAGCCGACTCAATGATCTTTCAAACCGAGAAACAGTTGAAGGAGTATGGTGAGAAGCTTTCTGCCGGTAACAAGTCGAACATCGAAAATGCACTGGGCGAGTTGAAAACCGCTCACGGCGCCAAAGATGTAGCCGGCATCGACAGAGCAGTTGAGAACCTGAACAATGCCTGGAGCGCTGCCTCGCAAGAGATGTATGCCGCCACGCAGGACCAGGGTGCGCCGGGTGGCAATGGCCAGAGCGGCAACGGCCAGCCTGGCGGGGGCGCACAGGGCGCAGCTGCCGACGGCGGTGTGACCGATGTAGATTATGAAGAAGTAGACGGCAACAAGTAA